A window from Microbacterium ginsengiterrae encodes these proteins:
- a CDS encoding o-succinylbenzoate synthase, whose amino-acid sequence MTPDLKDLLSTARVVALPMTTRFRGVDMREALLLEGPEGWAEFSPFVEYGDAEASAWLRAAVDYAWTPQPAARRDSIRVNATIPSVTATRVPEILARFPGCRTAKVKVAEPGQHLADDVARVRAAREALGPEGRIRIDANAAWNVDEAERALHALAEFDLEYAEQPCATVDELAELRGRVKYMDIPIAADESVRKAEDPIAVARAGAADLVIIKAQPLGGIRRALDIVAEAGLPAVVSSALDTAVGLSQGAALAAALPELDHDCGLGTGALFVEDVAELSPVDGAIPVGRVTPDPARLARHAATADRTQWWLDRLARCHALLAASEH is encoded by the coding sequence ATGACGCCGGATCTGAAGGACCTCCTGTCGACGGCCAGAGTGGTCGCGCTGCCGATGACCACGAGATTCCGCGGCGTCGATATGCGCGAAGCGCTGCTCCTGGAGGGCCCGGAGGGCTGGGCCGAGTTCTCGCCGTTCGTGGAGTACGGGGATGCCGAGGCCTCTGCCTGGCTGCGCGCCGCCGTGGACTACGCCTGGACCCCGCAGCCGGCGGCGCGGCGGGACAGCATCCGTGTGAATGCGACGATCCCGTCCGTCACGGCGACCAGGGTGCCGGAGATCCTCGCCCGATTCCCCGGATGCCGCACCGCCAAGGTGAAGGTCGCAGAGCCAGGCCAGCACCTCGCGGACGACGTCGCGCGCGTTCGCGCGGCACGTGAGGCCCTGGGGCCGGAGGGACGGATCCGCATCGATGCCAACGCCGCGTGGAACGTGGACGAGGCCGAACGCGCCCTTCATGCCCTGGCCGAGTTCGACCTCGAGTACGCGGAGCAGCCGTGTGCGACCGTCGATGAGCTGGCGGAGCTGCGCGGGCGCGTGAAGTACATGGACATTCCGATCGCGGCGGACGAGAGCGTCCGCAAGGCGGAGGACCCCATCGCTGTGGCGAGGGCCGGCGCCGCCGACCTCGTGATCATCAAGGCGCAGCCCCTCGGCGGCATCCGGCGCGCGCTGGACATCGTCGCCGAGGCAGGGCTACCCGCCGTCGTGTCCAGTGCCCTCGACACCGCCGTCGGACTCAGCCAGGGTGCGGCTCTCGCCGCAGCCCTCCCGGAGCTCGACCACGACTGCGGCCTCGGCACCGGTGCGCTGTTCGTCGAGGATGTCGCCGAACTCTCCCCCGTCGACGGCGCGATTCCCGTGGGGCGCGTCACGCCCGATCCCGCACGCCTGGCGCGGCACGCCGCGACCGCCGACCGCACGCAGTGGTGGCTGGACAGGCTCGCCCGTTGCCACGCGCTGCTCGCGGCATCCGAGCACTGA
- a CDS encoding efflux RND transporter permease subunit has protein sequence MSTLLSSLGRWSFRHPWRVLAAWLLILAVAGGGALVLQKGTDNSFTIPGTEAQEGIEQLSRSFPQVSGTNAQFIVVAAEGDKITDEDYRGPIEDAVDDLADLDDVLAATSPYDEMVEGMVNDEGTAAIVQLQFDGQSTDISDETKDELRGMVDVLRGELPDGTDLKLGGDLFAISIPGVSITEAVGLVIALLVLVVTFRSFVVAGLPLLTAVLGVGISMAGIFAATAFASVSSTTPLLALMLGLAVGIDYALFIMARHQDQVRAGVDPEESAARAVGTAGSAVVFAGITVLIALIGLGFAGIPFLTTMGIAASVAVAVAVAIAVTLTPAVLGFVKGRIVGRPKKQKAPKKGDRPHRGFSERWVGGVTKHPVITSVAVLLGLGIVAVPALSLDLALPNAGVLAPEDEARQGYDLTAEEFGPGFNGPLVLTGTIVTSTDPLTLMEDLGDAVAAVDGVKEVALAVPNETADTGIVQVIPETAPDDPATSDLVRELRSHHDEWLDEFGIDVKVTGFTAVAIDISDQLGGALLPFGIFVIGLSLILLTIVFRSLWVPITAALGYLLSIVAAFGVVAAVFEWGWLADVLHVAKVGPIISFMPIILMGVLFGLAMDYQVFLVSRMREDFVHDADAKSPEPSRRRAAALRAVRSGFTGSAKVVTAAGLIMFAVFVAFVPEGDSSLKPIALGLAAGIAIDAFLVRMTLIPALMAILGERAWRIPAWLERILPSVDIEGEAVERERHLAAWPGDDSIVAADDLVLSADAPIVGGVSLRVAPGGALIATGGDSRVRRMIALAVTGRLTADGGRLRVVGHLLPGRAAWVRGHVGYVPVDDTDAALVDLREALRGRSSLVVIDGIDRFTGGQRDQATTMLQRAAASRPLAVFATASDPDTARIILAEAAWPAADIIDVAQTSARNDLEVNA, from the coding sequence GTGTCCACACTCCTGTCGTCCCTCGGGCGTTGGTCGTTCCGTCACCCGTGGCGCGTTCTCGCTGCCTGGCTGCTCATCCTCGCCGTCGCCGGCGGCGGCGCTCTCGTGCTGCAGAAGGGCACGGACAACTCGTTCACCATTCCCGGCACCGAGGCCCAGGAGGGCATCGAGCAGCTCTCGCGCTCGTTCCCGCAGGTGAGCGGGACGAACGCCCAGTTCATCGTCGTGGCCGCCGAGGGCGACAAGATCACCGACGAGGACTACCGCGGACCGATCGAGGATGCCGTGGACGACCTCGCCGACCTCGACGACGTGCTCGCCGCCACCTCCCCCTACGACGAGATGGTCGAGGGCATGGTCAATGACGAGGGCACGGCAGCCATCGTGCAGCTGCAGTTCGACGGCCAGTCCACCGACATCTCGGATGAGACCAAGGACGAGCTGAGAGGAATGGTCGACGTCCTGCGCGGTGAGCTGCCCGACGGCACCGACCTGAAGCTCGGGGGCGATCTGTTCGCCATCTCCATCCCCGGCGTCTCGATCACCGAGGCCGTGGGACTCGTCATCGCCCTGCTCGTCCTCGTCGTCACCTTCCGGTCGTTCGTCGTGGCCGGGCTCCCGCTCCTCACGGCCGTCCTCGGCGTCGGCATCTCGATGGCCGGCATCTTCGCCGCGACGGCCTTCGCATCGGTGTCCTCGACGACCCCGTTGCTCGCGCTCATGCTCGGCCTCGCCGTCGGCATCGACTATGCGCTGTTCATCATGGCAAGGCACCAGGATCAGGTGCGCGCCGGCGTCGATCCGGAGGAATCGGCCGCACGGGCCGTCGGCACGGCCGGATCGGCCGTGGTCTTCGCCGGCATCACGGTGCTCATCGCCCTGATCGGCCTCGGCTTCGCCGGCATCCCGTTCCTGACGACCATGGGCATCGCCGCGTCCGTCGCCGTGGCGGTGGCCGTGGCCATCGCCGTCACCCTCACCCCCGCCGTTCTCGGTTTCGTGAAGGGGCGCATCGTCGGGCGTCCGAAGAAGCAGAAGGCACCCAAGAAGGGCGATCGCCCCCACCGCGGGTTCAGCGAGCGCTGGGTGGGCGGTGTGACCAAGCACCCCGTCATCACCTCGGTCGCCGTCCTGCTCGGACTCGGGATCGTGGCCGTGCCGGCGCTCAGCCTCGACCTCGCGCTCCCGAACGCCGGCGTGCTCGCCCCCGAAGACGAGGCCCGCCAGGGCTACGACCTCACGGCCGAGGAGTTCGGCCCCGGCTTCAACGGACCTCTCGTGCTCACCGGCACCATCGTCACATCGACCGACCCGCTCACCCTCATGGAGGACCTCGGGGATGCCGTGGCCGCCGTCGACGGCGTGAAGGAGGTCGCCCTCGCCGTCCCCAACGAGACCGCCGACACCGGCATCGTGCAGGTGATCCCGGAGACCGCGCCCGACGACCCCGCCACCAGCGACCTCGTCAGGGAACTGCGCTCGCACCATGACGAATGGCTCGACGAGTTCGGCATCGACGTCAAGGTCACCGGATTCACGGCCGTCGCGATCGACATCTCCGACCAGCTCGGCGGCGCGCTCCTCCCGTTCGGCATCTTCGTCATCGGTCTGTCACTGATCCTGCTGACGATCGTGTTCCGCTCCCTCTGGGTGCCGATCACCGCGGCCCTGGGGTACCTGCTCTCGATCGTCGCCGCGTTCGGTGTCGTCGCCGCCGTCTTCGAATGGGGCTGGCTCGCCGACGTCCTGCACGTCGCGAAGGTCGGCCCGATCATCAGCTTCATGCCGATCATCCTCATGGGCGTGCTGTTCGGGCTCGCCATGGACTATCAGGTCTTCCTCGTCTCCCGGATGCGCGAGGACTTCGTGCACGACGCCGACGCGAAGTCGCCGGAGCCCAGCCGACGGCGTGCGGCAGCACTGCGCGCCGTGCGCAGCGGCTTCACCGGGTCGGCGAAGGTCGTCACCGCGGCCGGGCTGATCATGTTCGCGGTGTTCGTCGCGTTCGTCCCGGAGGGCGACTCGTCGCTCAAGCCCATCGCGCTCGGCCTCGCCGCCGGTATCGCGATCGACGCCTTCCTCGTCCGCATGACGCTGATCCCCGCGCTCATGGCGATCCTCGGCGAGCGCGCCTGGCGGATCCCCGCATGGCTGGAGCGGATCCTCCCCTCCGTCGATATCGAGGGCGAGGCCGTGGAGCGCGAACGGCACCTCGCCGCGTGGCCGGGAGACGACTCGATCGTCGCGGCGGACGACCTCGTCCTCAGCGCGGATGCGCCGATCGTGGGCGGCGTGTCGCTGCGTGTCGCTCCTGGCGGTGCGCTCATCGCCACCGGAGGCGACAGCCGCGTGCGACGCATGATCGCCCTTGCGGTCACCGGTCGGCTCACCGCGGACGGCGGACGGCTGCGAGTGGTCGGGCACCTCCTGCCCGGTCGCGCCGCCTGGGTCCGCGGTCACGTGGGCTACGTACCGGTGGACGACACCGATGCCGCCCTCGTCGACCTCCGTGAGGCCCTACGCGGACGCTCGAGCCTCGTCGTCATCGACGGCATCGATCGGTTCACCGGAGGCCAGCGGGACCAGGCGACGACGATGCTGCAGCGCGCCGCAGCATCCCGCCCGCTCGCCGTGTTCGCCACGGCATCCGATCCGGACACCGCACGCATCATCCTGGCGGAGGCCGCATGGCCGGCCGCCGACATCATCGACGTCGCGCAGACGTCGGCACGAAACGACCTCGAGGTGAACGCATGA
- a CDS encoding TetR/AcrR family transcriptional regulator, which translates to MTIPVTRRRENTRARLLDAAAQVFAEVGLDGASVEAICERAGFTRGAFYSNFESKDELFLELASTVAEERLASVRGRIGEVVADGQMAAADPVALVQRVLDSGLDDRLDVLMMSEIRIHALRDQAFGKALRAQDRAMIASIEAIIQDIVDSGLFALRVDVPVAAQMLMVQWEGCMVRAALSGYDGEELHRAGAESLGQLVGLIIAPAGS; encoded by the coding sequence ATGACGATTCCCGTGACGAGGCGGCGTGAGAACACGCGCGCCCGACTACTGGACGCGGCGGCCCAGGTGTTCGCCGAGGTCGGCCTGGACGGGGCCAGCGTCGAGGCGATCTGCGAGCGGGCCGGCTTCACGCGCGGAGCGTTCTACTCCAACTTCGAGTCGAAGGACGAACTGTTCCTCGAGCTCGCCTCCACGGTCGCGGAGGAGCGCCTCGCGTCGGTGCGCGGCCGTATCGGGGAGGTCGTCGCGGATGGGCAGATGGCCGCCGCCGACCCTGTCGCGCTCGTGCAGCGCGTGCTGGACTCCGGGCTCGACGACCGCCTCGACGTCCTGATGATGAGCGAGATCCGCATCCATGCCCTGCGGGACCAGGCGTTCGGGAAGGCGCTGCGCGCGCAGGACAGGGCGATGATCGCCAGCATCGAGGCGATCATCCAGGACATCGTCGATTCCGGCCTGTTCGCGCTGCGAGTCGACGTCCCCGTCGCCGCGCAGATGCTCATGGTGCAGTGGGAGGGGTGCATGGTCCGTGCCGCGCTCTCCGGCTACGACGGCGAGGAACTGCACCGCGCCGGCGCCGAGTCCCTCGGACAGCTCGTGGGGCTGATCATCGCCCCCGCCGGCTCCTGA